One Vicinamibacterales bacterium DNA window includes the following coding sequences:
- a CDS encoding type II toxin-antitoxin system PemK/MazF family toxin, translated as MVVGQGEVWWADLRAPTGSEPAFRRPVVVVQGDPLNRSRLATVVCVPLTSNLRWADAPGNTVLSARVTGLPKDSVANASQVVTLNQTVLTERVGKLPRAKLDLVLTGIDVILGR; from the coding sequence ATGGTAGTCGGACAAGGCGAGGTGTGGTGGGCGGACCTTCGGGCGCCAACCGGTTCGGAACCTGCGTTTCGACGACCCGTTGTCGTGGTTCAAGGGGACCCGCTGAACCGGAGCCGGCTCGCAACTGTCGTGTGCGTGCCGCTGACCAGCAACCTCCGTTGGGCGGACGCTCCGGGCAACACGGTGCTGAGTGCCCGGGTGACGGGACTTCCGAAGGACTCGGTCGCCAACGCGTCCCAGGTGGTGACGCTGAACCAGACCGTACTCACCGAACGCGTGGGCAAGCTCCCGCGGGCCAAGCTTGACTTGGTTCTTACGGGAATCGACGTGATTCTGGGAAGGTAA